The Meriones unguiculatus strain TT.TT164.6M chromosome 9, Bangor_MerUng_6.1, whole genome shotgun sequence genome window below encodes:
- the Psmd6 gene encoding 26S proteasome non-ATPase regulatory subunit 6, giving the protein MPLENLEEEGLPKNPDLRIAQLRFLLSLPEHRGDAAVREELMAAVRENNMAPYYEALCKSLDWQMDMDLLSKMKKANEEELKRLDDELEDAEKNLGESEIRDAMMAKAEYLCLIGDKEGALTAFRKTYDKTVALGHRLDIVFYLLRIGLFYMDNDLITRNTEKAKSLIEEGGDWDRRNRLKVYQGLYCVAIRDFKQAAELFLDTVSTFTSYELMDYKTFVTYTVYVSMIALERPDLREKVIKGAEILEVLHSLPAVRQYLFSLYECRYSVFFQSLAVVEQEMKKDWLFAPHYRYYVREMRIHAYSQLLESYRSLTLGYMAEAFGVGVEFIDQELSRFIAAGRLHCKIDKVNEIVETNRPDSKNWQYQETIKKGDLLLNRVQKLSRVINM; this is encoded by the exons ATGCCGCTGGAAAATCTAGAGGAGGAGGGTCTGCCCAAGAACCCCGACCTGCGCATCGCGCAGCTGCGCTTTCTGCTTAGCCTGCCCGAGCACCGCGGGGATGCGGCGGTGCGCGAGGAGCTGATGGCGGCCGTCCGGGAAAACA ATATGGCCCCTTATTATGAAGCCTTGTGTAAATCCCTCGACTGGCAGATGGACATGGATCTCCTCAGTAAAATGAAGAAGGCAAATGAAGAAGAGTTGAAACGCTTGGATGATGAGTTAGAGGACGCAGAGAAGAATCTGGGAGAAAGTGAAATTCGAGATGCAATGATGGCAAAAGCAGAGTACCTCTGTCTGATAGGTGACAAG GAGGGAGCTCTGACTGCCTTTCGCAAGACATATGATAAGACTGTGGCCCTGGGTCACCGACTAGATATTGTATTCTATCTCTTAAGGATCGGCCTCTTTTATATGGATAATGACCTCATCACTCGGAACACAGAAAAGGCCAAAAG CCTAATAGAAGAAGGCGGAGACTGGGACAGGCGAAACAGGCTGAAAGTGTACCAAGGTCTATATTGTGTGGCTATCCGTGACTTCAAACAGGCAGCAGAGCTCTTTCTCGATACAGTTTCTACATTTACGTCCTATGAGCTCATGGATTACAAGACGTTTGTAACTTATACTGTTTACGTCAGTATGATTGCCTTAGAAAGACCAGATCTCAGGGAAAAG GTCATTAAAGGAGCAGAGATTCTCGAAGTGTTACACAGTCTTCCGGCAGTTCGGCAGTATCTGTTTTCTCTCTATGAGTGCCGTTACTCAGTTTTCTTCCAGTCGTTAG CGGTCGTGgaacaggaaatgaagaaggaTTGGCTTTTTGCACCTCATTACCGATACTACGTAAGAGAAATGAGAATTCATGCGTACAGCCAGCTGCTGGAATCATATAGGTCATTAACCCTTGGCTATATGGCAGAAGCATTTGGTGTGGGTGTGGAATTCATTGACCA GGAACTGTCCAGGTTCATTGCTGCTGGCAGACTACACTGCAAAATCGATAAAGTAAATGAAATAGTAGAAACCAACAG GCCTGATAGCAAGAACTGGCAGTACCAAGAAACCATCAAGAAAGGAGACTTGCTGCTAAACCGGGTTCAGAAATTATCTAGAGTAATTAACATGTAA